DNA from Arthrobacter sp. PvP023:
TGCGCAAGGCCCATGACACCGACGACCTGGCGGGCTTCGTGGAAGCCGACCTCGCCTTCCACGACGTTATCCTCCGCGCGTCGGAGAACGTTTTTGTGGCCGTACTGTTCGAGCCGCTGCACCGCGTGCTGGAAAAGCGCCGGACGCAGACGTCCAAGTTCCGCGATATCCAGGAGCACGCGATCGGGCACCACCAGGCGATTGCCGACGCCCTGGAATCGCGGGACGCCGGACGCTCGCGCAGTGCCATGGACGCGCACATGCAGCAGACCCTGGATGACCTGAAGACATACGTGCTCGAGGCGAAAACCGCCTGACGGCTTTTGCCTCCCGGCGAGGGCGCGGCCGAAGAACGGGGTGCTCGCGGCTAGGCGAGCGAAAGGAAGAGCTTCTCCAGTTCAGCCTTGTCCAGGCTGGGGTCCTCCTGCTGCAGGCACTGCTGAAGGCCCGTGGCAATGATGGAGAAACCGGCCCGGTCCAGGGCGCTGGAAACAGCGGCCAACTGGGTGACTACACTTTTGCAGTCCCGGCCCTCTTCGATCATCCGGGTTACAGCCGCGAGCTGCCCCTGCGCGCGGCGCAGGCGGTTGATGACCGGCTTCATGTCGGCGGGATCGAGTTCCATTGCTTCCTCCGTGGCTCTAGGACTTCATCCATCTTATACCCCCCTTGGTATTGACTGCCGCTTGTGTAGCTGGAGTCACAACGGCCCGGGCCTTGGGATCACAGGGAATTGCGCCCTTCGACCCTGTTTCCGGGCCCGGGATGGGGCCACCATGGGAACGTGAGTACGTTCAGCATTCCTGGACCGGCGCGGACACCCTCCGCGGCGACCACTCCGGCTCCGCACCCCTGGAACCGATACGTGGCACTGGGAGATTCCTTCACTGAGGGGTACGGCGATCCGGAGCCACAAAGCCCCGGCGGTGTCCGGGGCTGGGCAGACCGGGTCGCGGAAGAGCTGAGCCTGGGCCACCAGGACTTCGCCTACGCAAACCTGGCGGTCAGGGGCCGCCTGCTCCAACAGATCATGGATGACCAACTGGGGCCCGCACTTGAACTCAGGCCCGACCTGGTCACACTTTCGGCCGGAGGCAACGACATTGTGTTCCGCGGCAGCGATCCGGACAAACTGGCGGAGAGGCTGGAGCCGGCCATCGGGCTCCTCAGCGCCACCGGGGCAACCGTGGTGCTCTTCACCGGCCCGGACTGGGGGAACACTCCGGTGTTCGGCCGCATCCGCGGCAAGGTAGCCATCTTCAACGAAAACCTGCGCACCTTAGCGGCCCGGCACGACGGCGTGGTGGCCGACCTGTGGACACTGCGCCAGTTGGCGGCTCCGCACATGTGGGATCCCGACCGTCTGCACTTCTCCCCGCTGGGCCACCACACCATTGCGGCCATGGTGCTGGAGACGCTCAACGTGCCCCACACCCTGAAGCCGCTGGAGCCCAAGGTGCTGCCCGCCAGCAGTTGGCGGGAGGCCAGAAGCAGTGACTTGGTCTGGGCCAAGGACTACCTTTTCCCGTGGGTGGTGCGCCGGGTCAGGCAACGGCCCGCGAACCTGGGCCTCAAAGCCAAACGACCGCAACCCGGCCCGATATTCGGTCCGGGAGTGGCGCACGGCCCCTTCCCCTCCGGCCCGCTTACCGCCGGAAAACCCTAGTCGCGCCGCGCTTCGTCCGCTAATCTGCAGGGACGGCCCGCAGTTCCGGGTGTCAATGGAGATTATGAGGAGCGAAGTTGTCGAATCACACCTACAGCATTTCTGAAATTGTCGGAACTTCAAACGAGGGTGTGGACGCTGCCGTCCGCAACGGGATCGCCGAGGCCGCCAAGACCCTCCGCAACCTGGACTGGTTCGAGGTCAAGGAAATCCGCGGCCACCTTGAAAACGGTCAGGTGGCCGACTGGCAGGTGACCATCAAACTGGGATTCCGCCTGGAGCGCTAATACCCTGAAATATCAGCGGGACGTTTCCCGCGACGTCTTGCGCCGCCAGACGGTGGGCGAGCCGTTGTAGGACGGGAAAATGTGTCCTTCAAAGAAGGTGTGGCCATCATGCGGCGCGTCCGCGGGAGCCCACAGTCCGGATGCCGGGCAGTGGGTTCCTGTGGCGCCGGCGGTGGCTACCCGCTCCCGGAGCAGTGCGATGCGCTTCATCGTTGAATCCCATCCTTGGTAGTGAAAAAATGTCTACCCCAAGGCTAGGAAAGCGGCCGGGTTCTCCCAATGGGCGTTTGCCCAGAATCAGCCCGGTTCGTGTGGCAGCTGCACAACCGCAGCGGCCGGCCCCGACGCCAAACCTTCCATTCCGGCACCGAAACTGCCCAGCAGGGTGAGTGAATCGGCCGATGCCGAACCCGGCTTCGCGGAAAATATCCGGAGGACCTGGTCCGGGTCCTCCGGCAGCACCAGGTTTTCGAAATCCAGCTCCAGGTCTCCAACCACCGGGTGCCGGAGCCGTATGCTGCCCGCTGACGGAGCGGCCACGCGGTGCCCGGCCCACCATTGGCGGAAGTGTTCGCTATGGACCGCGAGTTCACCCACCAGCTGATTGGCCTGGGCATCGTTCGGGTGCCGCCCGATATCCACGCGCAGGGCCCCGACGGCCTCGGCTGCCACAGCCTTCCACTCCGGGAACAGTTCGCGGGCGCGCGGGTCCAGCAAGAGCCAGCGCGTGAGGTTGCGCTCCCCCGCCGGCATGGCCGGGAAATCCGCAAACAGCAGGAAGGCCAACGGGTTGCCGGCCAGCACGTCGCTCCGGCGGCCCAGGACCAACGCGGGAACGTCACCCACTGCGCCCAGGAGCTGGCGAAGGGCCGGGCGGACGCCTTGGGCGGGGATCGGGGAGCGCTGCGATTCCGCGCAGTTCTCCAGAAGGTCCATCATGTGCGCCTGCTCGCTGGAATCCAGGCGCAGTGCCCGCGCCACCGAATCGAGCACCGCCCTTGACGGGTGGATGTTGCGGCCCTGCTCCAGGCGTGTGTAATAGTCCGTGCTCACATCCGCCAGCCGGGCTATCTCCTCGCGGCGCAGCCCGGGAACCCGCCGGGCGCCCGACGTTCCGGGCAAACCGGCATCCTCCGGCTTCAGCCGTGACCTCATGGCCTTCAGGAATTTTCCAAACTCGGCGCTCTGACCCATGCCTTCCATTGTGCACGGCCGGGAAGCTTCCGTTCTACAACGAACGTAGGACTGTCAGTCCTAGGAAAAGCAGGAACAGGCATGGCTACTGACAGTTCGCGGCAAACTGCATAGGCTCGAAACATAGCCAGCACGAAAGCGGTTTCCCGCTTGCCCTTCGACGATCCCTCGACCGGAAGAACCGACGATGTCCCAGACGCACCAAAACACCATCCCGCAGTTGACCCTCAACAACGGAGTCCAGATCCCGCAACTCGGCTTCGGCGTGTTCCAGGTGCCGCCGGAAGAAACCCAGCGCATCGTCGAAGATGCGCTCGAAGCCGGCTACCGCCACATAGATACCGCCGCCGCCTACCGAAACGAGGCCGGAGTGGGGGCTGCCATCGCCGCTTCGGGCATTCCCCGCGAGGAC
Protein-coding regions in this window:
- a CDS encoding metal-sensitive transcriptional regulator — its product is MELDPADMKPVINRLRRAQGQLAAVTRMIEEGRDCKSVVTQLAAVSSALDRAGFSIIATGLQQCLQQEDPSLDKAELEKLFLSLA
- a CDS encoding dodecin → MSNHTYSISEIVGTSNEGVDAAVRNGIAEAAKTLRNLDWFEVKEIRGHLENGQVADWQVTIKLGFRLER
- a CDS encoding helix-turn-helix transcriptional regulator, with product MGQSAEFGKFLKAMRSRLKPEDAGLPGTSGARRVPGLRREEIARLADVSTDYYTRLEQGRNIHPSRAVLDSVARALRLDSSEQAHMMDLLENCAESQRSPIPAQGVRPALRQLLGAVGDVPALVLGRRSDVLAGNPLAFLLFADFPAMPAGERNLTRWLLLDPRARELFPEWKAVAAEAVGALRVDIGRHPNDAQANQLVGELAVHSEHFRQWWAGHRVAAPSAGSIRLRHPVVGDLELDFENLVLPEDPDQVLRIFSAKPGSASADSLTLLGSFGAGMEGLASGPAAAVVQLPHEPG
- a CDS encoding SGNH/GDSL hydrolase family protein is translated as MSTFSIPGPARTPSAATTPAPHPWNRYVALGDSFTEGYGDPEPQSPGGVRGWADRVAEELSLGHQDFAYANLAVRGRLLQQIMDDQLGPALELRPDLVTLSAGGNDIVFRGSDPDKLAERLEPAIGLLSATGATVVLFTGPDWGNTPVFGRIRGKVAIFNENLRTLAARHDGVVADLWTLRQLAAPHMWDPDRLHFSPLGHHTIAAMVLETLNVPHTLKPLEPKVLPASSWREARSSDLVWAKDYLFPWVVRRVRQRPANLGLKAKRPQPGPIFGPGVAHGPFPSGPLTAGKP